CTGTTTTTGAATATGAAATCCAGTATTTTGATAGTAGAtaatttggtatttttttgtttgttttgattcaaCTGTTTTGTTGATAAGTTATCAACTAAGCTTTCTAAATTGTCAAACCAATTCATGTCACATTTCATCATTAAGAattccaatattttttcagTACGATCCTCATCCTGATCGAAAGCAATGTaatgaaacacattccaaCCATTTCTTGTATTTCCCAATCTTGGatcaaatttttttgcaatcaaaCAACGCAGCATGAAGAAACAACCATTTTGAGCCGTCATATGAAGCAGGTTACGGCCATCTTCGTCGACACTATCCAAATCGGTCGTTCTATCAAGAAGATATGTAAATGCAAACATCGAGTTTGCATGACAAACCTCCTCTCCCTTTGGTAACAGTCTCATCACCATCACAATAAGTCTGTTGGTAATGGCCGTTTTGGTCTTCTGCACAATATATTTGACCATCGGCAAGTTACCCTCATGTACTGCCTCAGCTAGAAGCGCTTCAACAAGGTATCCTTCATACAGGACATCTTTCTCATCATACTCGGGCAACGATATTCGAACGTTCTCAGAGCTTCTTACACAACAACTCTTTGGAAAGTGTTTTTTAACCAGCGTTGGTATGTTGCTATCATCTGGATGATAATCATCTGTGATAATCGCTATTTCGTCAATCATATCGATCTTGCTTTGGAAGCATAGTTGTTGTAATatatgtttaaataaataccaGAGATTTTCTTTGATAGAAGATTTTGCTGCAGAAATAAGCACTTCCTCAGTCTCCAGTTTGGTAAAAAGCATATTAATATGATCGGttagatatttaaaaatatcgtaTGCCCCATACTCAACAGATAATTGTAAcaattgattgatttcttGAAATGATATCCTCCCTGGACTGTACATTCGTGATAGAAATAGTGTGAAAACTGTGATCATATTACGTTTGGAGCAGAATTCTAAGATTGTCAAAAAGTCCAACTCCATGTGATAACGGAGGATGTCAGTATGACTTTTATTGATCAAATATTCGACTACTTCAGAAAGCAGGCTGAGGgcaatttgtttcaaattatcATTGGACTGTGCCCATATTTCAATATTCTGAGCAAAGATCAACATATTTCTTAAGTTGTTTGACAATATTTGTTGGAGTATGGTTTCCTTATGCACGACTGCTCTAGCAGCTAAAAGAATactaatggtttttttgtttaacttagCAAATGTGTAGTCTAAAGCTGTCCAAAGGAAAAGATCATCTTTTGTATTTACTGACTGAAATTCCATTTTGTCTAAAAGcgattgtttaatttcttctgATCGGTACATTACTGCTACGTGAAGCGGTAATCGACCCGCGGCATCCTTCACGAATGCAGCTGAGGAATCCTTGGATAGTATCTCTCTTACCTGTTGTTCTGATTGATTGATTACAGCTATAAAAATATCACTTCGCTCACTGTCCCTAATGATCATTCGATTGAGAAAATCCCGAGTACGGTACAAAGCTCCATTCCAATATTCAACGGATCGGAAAAAGCTCTCACTTTTCAGGAGATGTTTATTTGCGTAAATCCAAGTTGCCGCAAAATATTCAGCAAATATTCTGTGAATAAAATGAGGAACATCATCTCGAATATCTCGAATGATACCAGTCTTCTCATTGCCCTGAGATATCTCTCGCATGAACTCTACAGCTTCCTGTTGCTCTTTATCAGACAACAGCTTAATTTCAACTCCGTTATTGAATATGTTCAACATGGCAAGCAAAGAAAATCGTCTTTTCATTTGTATATTAGCTTCATCATGCCTCTTTCTTTGAATAGTTGTTTTAAATGCAAAGCTCTTTGTTCCTGATTGTTCATTGTTTAATATgctcaatttttcttctaagAAATTGCTTACAATTTGTAACTGATCAAACTTTATTTCTTGAAATAGATCGACAAATACTGCAAGTCGTTCAACGCTTAAGAGATCCCTTATTCTCGATAGTGCAATCGTGATGGCCATATGAAGAAAAAGGggaatgatttttaattcttgtaTACTGTTAGTTGCAAGCAAATACACAGTTTGTAAAATTTGTATTCGATGGATTTCGCTGCTAAATTTGTGACTCTGTATTTCATACTGAAGAtagttgtttaaaaattgtattcgATCTCTTTGAGAAAACGGCTCAAGCCGCCACATCATACAACCAGAGAAAACGTGTTTCAATACATCCCGAAAATTGTATGGTCTAGTCGAGATAAATAGTTTTCGTATACCATCGAAAGTagacaattttgcaaaatacttCATAACAAAATCCTTATAATGGGGTGCTATTTCATCAAAGCCAtccagcaaacaaataaatttattttcattaaacttTCTTTGAAACACCCGTAGCTGTATTAGTTCTTCCAATGCTAGTTTTGAAACACTAATCAATTTGTCATCGAGTatgatttttctatttaatacTTTCAACAGTTTTGCGATGCGATCTCCTTTTTGCTTCTCATCATTTAACTCATTAGTCGATCGAAAATTGATATTGCTTTCAAACAGGGTCAGATGCAAAAGACGATAAAAGATCCTGATTACATCCACATCTTCAAGAGTCTTAGGATCAAAGGCATGCAGTTCAACAAAAACATTGACATATTGTAATGCGTTCATTCGAATAACATACAATGATGCATTGTCCTCCGACAACGCTGATGCCAGCCATGTGAAATAGGTGGATTTTCCATAACCGGCATCATCTAAAAATATATGAACTTTAACATTGTCTTCATGGTTGAAAGCAATTGGAATATGGCTCCTTATATTCTTCAGGGAAATGATTGGTTGTACCATTGCCGTAGTGATTTCCTCCTCCACTAAATACTGTTCAACATCTTGTTTATCCTCAGAGTATGGTACACAAGAACGTGGAATATACCACGGCTTAATTTTTTCGAAGTTGTTTAGATTTGAATTTCCATTTGATGGCATGTTGGTAGCGTGATAGTTTTCTAAAACACTCAATAACATGCACAAACTATCATCACCTCGCACAATTCCTTTTAGCGCAATTGTCGTTCCTGAAAGCTTCAAGTTATGCACAAATAGTTGCTCCCTTGCTTCGTCCGTAAGATCACGAACAAATAAACGATCTTCGGTCGGGTCTTCGTACATTGGTTCTTCCACTATGATTATTTTCGTCTTGTACGTCTTTGCGTAGTTCTTAATTGCTTTAAGGATAACGTTTTCCTGTTGACCAAGGATTGTTATAATGTATATAGCAGATAgctcaacagcagcaatgAATTCGACCAGTTCACAAATCACATCACAAAAATTCTCTTTAATGTGAGATAACGAACTGTCCACAAACAGACATTGATACTGATGCAACGCTAAGGTTTGGGATACAATTaaacaattcaatttcaaatttgttgaacAACGATACCGATGAACATCACCAAATGATGTACTTCTCATAAAATCATTCAATGCTGTTTCTTGAAGACAAGTGGACTTTACATTtacataataatattttatgtatagTGAACTAAGATATTGGTTTGTAAATGTTTGAACtttgttaaacatttcatttgtatttgtttcaatGAATTGTTGTTTAATATCCACCCaagttttaatatttcttttgacCATACTTTCAAATAGCATACTGTGCAGGTCGTTGTATGTACCTTTGGGATTGCTTACCCATGTCGGCATTATATCAAAGATCTTCTTCGAAAGCTCTGTCTCATTCATAGATCCACATACTAACATGAATTTATCATAAAATTCCTGAATAACCACATCAATTGCTTCATAGTATTCGATTTCTTCAGATATTGATTGGTGTGTTATGGCCCCAATGGATTCGATAAATGTTTGATCGATCATAATTCTGACATCTTTCCACTTTACttcctttgttgttgtttgttttaaatactcCAGCTCAAAACTACTCCGTAGTTTACCAATGATTGTTGTTTTATCTGCATTCCGAAACCTTTcattgaattgaaatgttCCTAAATCATGTTTTTCTACACATTCAGCAATTAAATTtccgaaaattttaaatatataaatgttGGAATCAATTTGCTTCTCCTTTTTGACATGTAACGCGATCATCTGTCCTAATTTTTCTACACTAGCTATTCTAAGCTCAGCTTCCAGAGCTATAAATCTATGTTTACTATTGAAACTATAACACGTCCCTTCGATGTCGTCGCAGAATGACAGCATGTGGTCGGTTGCATGCTTCCGTACATTGAAATATTCCTTAAGACGTTTATCAATGGAACGGTTGGTGCACAAAATGTATGTATGGGAACCCTTCAAAGACTCATCATATCCGTGTAGGTATGAAACAAAGTACATCGGAATTGAAAACGGGGACTTGGAGTTCGATTTCGTGAGTAAAGAATCTTCTGCAATTAGTGGTGGTTTTAGCTTGGGATGAGATGTCTGCTTATGTTTGGCCTGTATGTAAACATTAGCGTATTCTTCCGGGTTCGATGGCAAAGAATAGCGAATTACCACGTCATCAAATTTGCCAGCATTAGGGTCTTCCATGGTAATTTTAAAATCGAACAATTTACCTTGACTGCGAAGGGTGATAGCGCGAAGCACTATCACCATTGCCATACGAAGATTGTAGGAACCCACGTGCATACTTGATATTTCTGGAGTGTCTTCATTTGTTGGAGATATGAAATCTCTATCGACCGGAGGGGTAGTTGAGTATGTTTTCCTAGtgccaaaaattgtttttcccgacgattccatttttttgttgctattaaTGAGttcaaaagtaataaaaattgttaaaatttatcTTGTCCATTGTTAACGATAACTACAGAAGTATCTTATGACATGATTCGTAAAACACAGATGATGACATCCTTagtaaattacaaacaaacaaatttaaccAGATGACATCACAATATCACCTCAGCATTACGAcattggggtctatgataccttaagttagaaagctaacaTTTTTAGActggatctgtcaaaacatcgagcagaatcgagcgggaaattgttggcaggtaatatcatcatgcaaggattcctcaaggacatagcattttgacataaagaatgacattaggctgcagttttgtagaaccgcgttttaaggaaacaggaattacagctACAGGAACAGGAGTTACAGGAACAGGAATTATGTTTTAACTTGTAATATAGTCAtctcattttttataatctgattaaatgtttattacaAAGATGAAACATTATAATTATGCATAAAGCAAATTAACTATGAAGAGTGTGTTTGTACATCAATACATATTGTGAGTGAGATGCACATTGATTTTCTAtgcaatgtttaaattaaagtgTTAGGATTATATAAGATGGGACAAAGCTCATACAAATCGTTaagcttttattatttatctgaaaaaaatgtttgaaataaccGAATAATAACCAAGCACTAATTGGCATgacacaagtaaaaatttgtattacttttcataaaagcttaaaataattgaacttatgtaatttcattgttgttttaaatcttaatttaattaatattcacCCGAATCAACTTTCTGaaaatatggcctaacctgtttcagatatgctagaaaaatgccttgttttgacatttgtcgagcagctgatcgaaactatCATTAGACAAATTTTCTAATCAGAAATACACAGAGTAATTTTGCTGTGCTGTTTGTATGGAAAGCTTGCAACAAATAagccgccaaacgtcaaagtccatataaaaaaacttgtgaaaggtatcatagaccccattaTTAGAAAGATACTTATGGCATGATACTAATGATACTACTCCAGCGCCTTCTActgtgtttaaattaaatatggaTCGTTTTGCGAACAGTTGATGGTTTATGCTATTGTATAATCATCATAATACGTACCAGAAAACAATTGAAGGTGGAAAAACGATGTTGAATTGTTTAGTTTGGAAGTAATAATATGAATCTGTAAGATAAGATCATTGCAATAGTTCATTTAAAAGATTTAGCAATGGCAATAATAGTGTAATGAGCTGTAAGAAGCTGCAATCGTAAATATGTTTCTGATTTTTCCACGAAGACAACATGGTTTCTTCGTATAAGttcaaatttgaaatgaaCGTAACGATAAACGCACGAGgtgcattgaaataaaaacaaaacaaagtaacGATCACTTGTACGCAAcgtaacaaacaacaaattgcGTGCCTAGTTTTGACTCCGATTCATCCGATTCATAACTCAAGATAACCAATATCCACTGTTTGCTTCCTATGATAAGGAAGGAAGAAGCttccatttttaatattttacctACTCTAGCTGCCCATTAGTTATTAAATAAACAAGGTATTGGGATTGGTATTCTTTATTTTGAATATAAAATATGCGCTCGTTGGTGGCAAATATTAAGAATTTTGCACAGCTGAATGTAAAAGGTACaaagtttccatttttgttaaCTTACCTTTATCAGTTTTCAAACCTATGACAAATCGTAAAACGACTGTGGCCGAGAAAGTATTAATGGCGTAAGCGACAGTGGCTAATGTAGTTTGTCACCACTTTGATCAATAAGCTGTAgatactttcttttcttttttaaggaCTTGAAGctgcaacaacaataaaaacatacacaaattaCTATGTTACTAtctttgttttatatattaaGCAAAACAGattatatcaattttaaaagGATAAACGAAATATGATAGAACTGTTGTCCCAATCAGCAACATACTCAATCAATAAATCTCAATAAATCTATTTTACATatccggagtcggagtggattcacGATTCCACTCCAGATTACAAGGCGCCTGGCAACGGTGTATTTTGCAAgcgcaaaattttgcaaagcaCTCAAATCACATTTGCAAGCGTGAGTTTGTTGCCAAgttatttgcttttgcagcTACGGTAACACATGAAAACACTCACGGTGTCGCTATgacggctaaagtctgaaacaagacccccccccccccactcacgggcactttGCCCCATAACTCAGGCGgcatccaacgaatcgccattttttcttctaatatgGCTAGATGGCGCTTGTGCCCACATTtagtccatgcaccactaatcgctaccatgtatgtggccggagctattcgcgaaagatccaacggatcgccaatctttgacctgtggtcgatagatggcaccaataactacattttcttcttcgacggccatgctctcaggtgtctgtccctcgaaacataataaaaaaaacacgcaatcGTCACAATTACGATTgtgaaccaccctgcacgaaaaatagTCACTCAAGTGAGTAACCGTGAGAGGGTggtccttatttcagactttagccactTTGACTGCCTTTCAGCTGAGTTACAACCGTGTTTCAGCCCCGCGCGTAACTCAGTTTTGTATGGAATATTGCCCGCAGGGCAAATGTCTGAAATCCGGATTCCGCGGCGGACTACGAACACATCCGTTAAGaaccatgagaacaaaagaaactacACCGCACGAACTCGCGTTTGCCTGACTGGGTAACCGTTCGAATCGAATCTAAAAATATCTTGGGTTCCGGAAGTGTGAAGGTCATATAGCTAAACAGCCGGAAGATATCACATAGCTATCGGAACTGTGTGCCGTAGACATCGAAATTTGTATGCAAATCATACACGATGCTTAAGAGCATAAACGAAAACCCGAGCGCTGCCTTAAAAAGTATTGGATTTATTTAAACTTAATTTAGTACTTTTATGTTTGCTAACTATTTGCACTGGTGATCTACGAATCTAATCTGTACAttagccagaaatggcctACATGACCTAGGAAAACATTAtaccgaaaaggaaaaaaatataatttatatgtAGGAAATACAACCGCAAACTTcgtttgtgtttaaaattacaattaacTCACATTAATTATAAGAAGTTTTCTACTATCCGCCTCAATTCACCGGTTCTTCTGCACAAGGTCGTCTATAACGTTCCACTAACTTGTTTCACACGAAAATTGTGGGTAGGTTACGTTACGTTCTTCCGTAGCAATCGTTCTTCTTGTAACTTGGAACACAAATCACATAAAATGAATACTGCAGACAGAACGCGTCCGTTCACGCTGGAGCCGCTAGGCACAGTAAATTCAAAACTGAAACAACCGATTGAAATGGGCTAGGTAGCATCTATTAACTTTTTGTCAGCATGCTGGTTGATTTTGGGCAGGTTTACAGTGATGACCAATAGATGACACAGGTGATGCTGGATAACATAAGCATCGGCGTTATCAAATCGCGATTTTGTCACAAGTCACCATCACTAAGTCAAGTCAAATCGTTTTATTTCCTTGATTACCGCCCCGAGTTTCATGGCCATATGGTAGGAATATACTCGTTTGTTTCGCTTATTTTCATGGAGTTAACACTATGTTTAAGATGGAggaatttaaagcataataagaagttatagttttttttctttaacttttttttcaaataaagagttgaacagcttcgcgaaatttcggatcgattttttgttgcgatatttaccaaacaggttgtagtttttcgaggttccaaaatgtaagaggatttattccatttttctagccctatttataagttttttcatgagtgttcctatcgtgagagaccatctcactactcactattttctcactactcacttgacgaaactagctttcgtcaaatggccctCTTGACGTCTACGCGTCAACAAGAGTGTTTATTCGCTTGAAACTTTTTCAAGTGCCGTtatcaaatttgtttcataaaaaCTATTATATAAAACATGCCTAAACCTTTTTTAAAACTGTACTGTAAATTTTTCTGAAGCGTAAAATTTACGTAATGAAAATTCATTAttcaaacgtaaaaaaaaaccggtttcAAAACAGGTATTCTAATCTTGAATCAAACTCTACCCATTGTGTGAGAGTTTTTTATAAgcgttttaatttcttttgttctaATATTACGAAATCAAAATGGAGTTGGATTTGTTCTCAagttaaaataatattgcatCGATTAAACGTTTTTTGAATTACACTGAAAATCGAGTTAGGAATATAGGAATTCCACACAGCACTCGGTTATCGTTTATATTACACGCTTATCATCCatggaattttatttgaaaaggcGACAGATTGATTTTGCGATTTCAAAGCCATATTTTGTATAAACGATAGTGAtggcatataaaaaaattgcccATATATGTGAAAACCCGATCTGAGCAATATCATTCGGAGTTCTTCATATGACTGTCAGTAGTATCTTGAAACGCTTCCGAAGCGATTAACGTCCCCTACCATTCCATCCAAAACGAGGCTAACAAGGACGAAAGGTCACATTTTGTCGTTTAAAACGTAAAGAATGTGGACATATATaggcaaacaacaaccaacagaGAAACGGAAAtcagaaaatttgaaaagcaGAACGCAAAAGTAGCACAATAAATTTGCTAATAGAATTTGAGATGAGACAAATGGAAGATACggagcaatacggccaggccgttccttatgaataaaaaaaatggaaaatggcatAGACTTCAAGCGCCTTCCTTGTCTTTAGTTGGCGTGGTTTGGCAGACAACTTTTCCTAGCTGACAGAGACATATAAAGAGAATATATAGTTATGTATTCTTTATCGATGACGAATAGATAAACGCGAGACAGGCGAATTATAATTAATACTAACTTTATTTGCACCTTGCTCACGATGATCCGAACCGGGCACCCCGAAAtgaccggcgtgacctgtaagctcgttaaaagccaaaaaaatagagagagagaatattATACGAGTAGTATAAATCGTTATAGCAACACAGATGGCAACACGGCCAGAATAACGATAGGCTTCGAGCTAAACGCGACGATTGAGCTCGACCTCTTTCCTCGTCAGCTCTTGCGCGAACACGTTGTTCATATTCTCACTGGTTagattgttagtttttttggttAGGTTTAGTTTAGGTTAGATGTAGAATAAGTTTagtgttaaataaatataattatatattGTTAGAAGATTGAAACAGTTGACTGAGAACACTGTGCAAAGCTTAAtgaattgtataaaaattagTGTTGTAGCATACGATTAAAtcaagcaaaaataataatattaataaataaataaagtggttaaaaaaacgttgattt
The DNA window shown above is from Anopheles funestus chromosome 3RL, idAnoFuneDA-416_04, whole genome shotgun sequence and carries:
- the LOC125772378 gene encoding uncharacterized protein LOC125772378 isoform X11; the protein is MESSGKTIFGTRKTYSTTPPVDRDFISPTNEDTPEISSMHVGSYNLRMAMVIVLRAITLRSQGKLFDFKITMEDPNAGKFDDVVIRYSLPSNPEEYANVYIQAKHKQTSHPKLKPPLIAEDSLLTKSNSKSPFSIPMYFVSYLHGYDESLKGSHTYILCTNRSIDKRLKEYFNVRKHATDHMLSFCDDIEGTCYSFNSKHRFIALEAELRIASVEKLGQMIALHVKKEKQIDSNIYIFKIFGNLIAECVEKHDLGTFQFNERFRNADKTTIIGKLRSSFELEYLKQTTTKEVKWKDVRIMIDQTFIESIGAITHQSISEEIEYYEAIDVVIQEFYDKFMLVCGSMNETELSKKIFDIMPTWVSNPKGTYNDLHSMLFESMVKRNIKTWVDIKQQFIETNTNEMFNKVQTFTNQYLSSLYIKYYYVNVKSTCLQETALNDFMRSTSFGDVHRYRCSTNLKLNCLIVSQTLALHQYQCLFVDSSLSHIKENFCDVICELVEFIAAVELSAIYIITILGQQENVILKAIKNYAKTYKTKIIIVEEPMYEDPTEDRLFVRDLTDEAREQLFVHNLKLSGTTIALKGIVRGDDSLCMLLSVLENYHATNMPSNGNSNLNNFEKIKPWYIPRSCVPYSEDKQDVEQYLVEEEITTAMVQPIISLKNIRSHIPIAFNHEDNVKVHIFLDDAGYGKSTYFTWLASALSEDNASLYVIRMNALQYVNVFVELHAFDPKTLEDVDVIRIFYRLLHLTLFESNINFRSTNELNDEKQKGDRIAKLLKVLNRKIILDDKLISVSKLALEELIQLRVFQRKFNENKFICLLDGFDEIAPHYKDFVMKYFAKLSTFDGIRKLFISTRPYNFRDVLKHVFSGCMMWRLEPFSQRDRIQFLNNYLQYEIQSHKFSSEIHRIQILQTVYLLATNSIQELKIIPLFLHMAITIALSRIRDLLSVERLAVFVDLFQEIKFDQLQIVSNFLEEKLSILNNEQSGTKSFAFKTTIQRKRHDEANIQMKRRFSLLAMLNIFNNGVEIKLLSDKEQQEAVEFMREISQGNEKTGIIRDIRDDVPHFIHRIFAEYFAATWIYANKHLLKSESFFRSVEYWNGALYRTRDFLNRMIIRDSERSDIFIAVINQSEQQVREILSKDSSAAFVKDAAGRLPLHVAVMYRSEEIKQSLLDKMEFQSVNTKDDLFLWTALDYTFAKLNKKTISILLAARAVVHKETILQQILSNNLRNMLIFAQNIEIWAQSNDNLKQIALSLLSEVVEYLINKSHTDILRYHMELDFLTILEFCSKRNMITVFTLFLSRMYSPGRISFQEINQLLQLSVEYGAYDIFKYLTDHINMLFTKLETEEVLISAAKSSIKENLWYLFKHILQQLCFQSKIDMIDEIAIITDDYHPDDSNIPTLVKKHFPKSCCVRSSENVRISLPEYDEKDVLYEGYLVEALLAEAVHEGNLPMVKYIVQKTKTAITNRLIVMVMRLLPKGEEVCHEKSMSAFTYLLERTTDLDSVDEDGRNLLHMTAQNGCFFMLPCLIDKGFDPSGENTKNGWNVFHYVAFDQDEDRTGKILEFLMMKCDMNWFDDLDSLVDSPIQALDAITNYNTQKVKQLNKQEHAWLAMFVILSKQEYTKLLSGQEVQEAIEIMQAITQGNVRTVIIRDVRDDVPQFTHRIFAEYFAASWIYNNKHLMRSESFFRSWEYWNGELCQTRDFLNRMIVRDCERSDIFMAVINQSEHKVREFLAKDPSVAFVKDAAGRYPLHIAVLYESLEIKKMLVEKMSLDSINNKDELFQWTALDYAFAIGCKISVKHLLTAKATVDEYVLFQQIISNSLRVLLCLAQEYRINLNFNQHFNMIANRLSICLIQYLLNERNLDVFSRQEELDYMTVLEFCSKRNMIGLFEQFVYQLNIQKKLSSDPSNNLFHIASINKSHDIVAYFVDIHNRLLPQLKSVFELISALKSCIKHNHMNLFKDLFQRLLNFQINIHLDDDTDIVIDDHATGNCNLSPLDKGHYPKSCCVRSFENVRISLPEYDEKDILHEGYLVEALLAEAVHEGNLQIVKYIVQKTKTAITNRLIVMVMRLLPKGEEVCHEKSMSAFTYLLERTTDLDSVDEDGRNLLHMTAQNGCFFMLPCLIDKGFDPSGENTKNGWNVFHYVAFDQDEDRTGKILEFLMMKCDMNWFDDLDSLVDSPIQALDAITNYNTQKVKQLNKQEHAWLAMFVILSKQEYTKLLSGQEVQEAIEIMQAITQGKVRTVIIRDVRDDVPQFTHRIFAEYFAASWIYNNKHLLSSESFFRSWEYWISRMHRTRDFLNRMIVRDCERSDIFMAVINQSEHKVRELMCKDPSAAFVKDDVGRLPLHIAVLYESLEIRKMLVEKMSLDSINTKDELFQWTALDYAFAIRYTTAVKKLLTAGATVNVEVLFQQSESSNLNILLSRAHDCGIQLNSHRDCEIVANRLHVRVVEYLLEEIHLDVLSRHGELDSLTVLEFCSKRNMIGIFETLVNTKNVRTKFSTDMFHRFLELAIENEAHEVVAFLKDNSLNG